The Alicyclobacillus macrosporangiidus CPP55 genome segment TTGCGCTGGAGCATTACCTTGATGAGTGGTAAATCCTTCCTTGTTAAGCGATTCATGCATGCGCCCTAAGTCCAACACCGACGAGAGGGTCCCCCCTCTCGCGTGTTGAACGAGAGGGGCCTGTCCCCCTTTCCTGGTGTCGTTAAAAGGGCAGGTCGTCGTCCGAGATGTCTGGAACGAGGTCGCCTGCGAACGGGTCGTCATCCGCAAACGGATCGTCCTCGAATCGGTTGGCCGGTGGTGCCGGTTTGGCTGGCGCAGGCTTGCTCTTCTGAGCGTCTGCAGCCGGCGCGGTCTTGCCGTTTCCGTCTGCCCGATCCAAGAACCGAACAGACTCGGCAATGACTTCCGCTACGCGCACCTTGTGCCCATCCCGGTTCTCATACGTCCTGATCTGCAATCGCCCGTCCACTGCGGCCATGCGTCCCTTGTGCAGATACTGGGCGCACAACTCGCCAAGCTTCTGCCAGACGACGATGTTGATGAAATCCGTCTCGCGTTCTCCGGACTGATTCGGTCTTGGCCTGTCCACCGCCAGGGTGAATGTCGCCACGGCCGTACCGGAGTTGGTGTAACGCAATTCCGGGTCAGCCGTAAGACGGCCGATCAGGATCACGCGGTTAAGCACGACCCCATCTCCTTTCAGGACACGATCGCGAAATCGACGAGTTCCGTGCGGTTTCTCCACTTCTCAGATGGAGCCGTACGGAACCGGATCGCGGTGCCTGCTTTGATACGTTTCAGCTGGTGGACCAACTTAGGCTCATCCGTGAGGACTTCCACCAGTTCGCCGGCCAACGTGGCCAATTCAGCTCGGGCGACTTCCTTGTTGGACTTGTTGCGCTTGACCTCCACCTTCGCCACCGCCGCCACGTCACCGGCGTCCGTCATGTCCTCGACGTCCGGCTGTGGCTCGGGCTCAGAGATGTCAACATCGACGGCCACGTCCGTGTCCGAGACCATGCTGGCGTCGGTGTACAGGTCCTCCGGTAACTCGTCTTGCGGAATCGGCTCGACGAGCGGCGTCCCCGTGGTGAGCAGCGGCGTCTGACGCAGGAAGTCGGTCAGCTTCAGGTCCTGGATTGCAAGCTCCAGAACGTACACCGTCTTCGCGAAGCCGTCCGGGTTGACCACCTTCGGTACAATCCGCAGCTTGAGCGGAATCATGGCGATCCGCCCGCCCGTCAAGGCGCGAATCATCTGGATGGAGCCGTTGAGGTTTGAGGTAGTGTGATAGCTCGACGTATCGATCTGCCACACTCCGATGCCCGGAACGTCAGGCAGAAAAAATTGCAGCCGACCAATTTCCTTGCACTTTCCTTGCTGGTAGATCGGGCAATCCTTGTACAGACACTGAATCTGTACACGGCCACCCTGACCGTCCGAACGTGAAGCCGTCTCCCCATCACCCTTGCAAAACAGCTTGTACTTTCCGCCTCCCCCCTGGTACGCGGCCAGGTACTGCGGAAAGAACTGCTCCGGGTCGTTAGTGGGAAACGCCACCGTGATTTCTTGTGGCTTGTCTCCATAGACGGAATGAAAAGCAGCCGCAGCAGCCTCAGAGGTGGACTCGTCAGGCTTGACCACGAAGTAGTCGACAGCCTTGGGATACTCCTTGCCCTCGTTGTTGGTCGTACGAATCCCCAAGTGAATCTTTCCAACCCTGGGGACACGCGGAACATCGCACCAGCCTTTGATAGGCACGGTGATTCCTCCTTCGCTTAGCTGACCGCTCCCTCACATACAGGTTCTGCGCGGGTATGGTCAGCTTGGATTTCGTTTTCTCCTTCCGCGAGCAGCCTCATCAGTCGCTCGGTTTGCTCGCGCTTGAATTTTTTATGCGACTGCCACTCACGCCAGATCCAGTCCAGCTCAGCCTTACGGCGACGTTGCCAATCAAGGGCATTCACCCCTGCTGGCGGAATTCGCCGCGGCGTTCTCAGCGTGAAACCGAGTTCCGCGAGTTGAGCTTTGGTCAGACGTTCAGCCGGGTGCAACAGACGCTTGGAACGGCCGTCCTGCGGGTACAGTTCCGCTTTCGCCGCCTCGAAGTCAATGCCTCGAAGCCACGCATGGAACGCGACCGCTCCGCCTTTTGCCCCGCACTTGTGGCAGTAGAACGTGTCCTTGACTGCGGACACGTACAGATGAAAGTCTCGGCCCTGATCTCCGCACACCGGGCAATGGGCCTTGTACTGGCCAGGGCGGGACGTCTTGTACAGCACGAGCTGGTTGCGTTGAGCAACTTCCTCGATGCCGATCACGACGGCACCCCTCCCTTCGCAGTTTTGTCTTGTGTGGTTTCATGCGCCTGGACGCGCTGGTCAGAAGACCGTTCGATCCTCCTTTCGCTTGGTTTCCGCGCCAACGAAAAAAGCCACGGAAACACAAATACGACTCGCTTGTCCATGGTGGACAAACCAGTCTTGTTCGTGTCTCCGTGGCGTGCACGGTTGCACCGTGGTACACGGTGCGTCTATGAAGTTAAACGTCCGACAAGCACACTACGGCTGTCGTCCGTTGGCGCTACTCCACGATTTCTTCCCGGTTTCTTCGCTTTCGCTACTCCACCGGTACTCCATCGCTTCTTCGCGCTTGGAAGAATGGCCAATACGGCCTCCGCGACGGTTTCGCGGTTCATTGGACGCGCTCCATGCACACGACATACGCATGGTCGGTACGCATCCGAATCAAACGCCGGACATTGTTGACGCTGGCCCCTACGCGTCTCACCGGACTCACCCTGCCGTACAAGCTCTGTCACGCGTCTACCCGGTGCAGTCAGGTTGTACGGGGACATCCAAATGGATGTCAGCGGGCTCTCCCAAACCATTAGGCACGGCGCTTTCTCAGGGGTGCGCTGGAGGGAACTCCGCTACTCCATGACTTCTTCCCGTTCCCGGTACTCCGTCACTTCTTCGCGGATTCCTGACAACAAGGCGGGAGATACGTTTTATCCCTGTTGCCTCCACCCACGTGCCCCGCTCGATAAAAGCGGAACCCTTACGGGCTTTTCTATGGGGAATTGACTACGCTATCATTTTGAATTGCCTGTGATAGATTGTCAAGACCCAAAAAGGCCCCGCTGGCAGCGGGGCTCATAATACAGTTCTGATTCGGTATCAGACAAAGGTGCCGAAGAATTCCCGTTCGTCGTGGCCTTTGATCTCGACCATCACTTCTTGGCCGATGTGCAACAACCGGAACATTGTCGGCGTGAAGATACGGACCCGTACGCCCGGACGAATCTCGCCCTTGAACATGTTGTTGTGCACGTTTGTGATCTTCACGCGCACGCGGCTGCCTCTGGAGATCCGGTCTTTTAATTCGGCGAACGGATTGGGCAGCAGAGCCCGGCGCGAAACCACCAGCCCAGCTTCCCTCTTGTCAATGACTTCGACATCGAATCCTTCACCGATTTCACCAGTCTTCGAGGTATCCCAGTCGTACCACAGACGCGGCATCAGGGCTGGATACCCGGCCACGTTCAGACGATATCCACCCCGGGTGATGCCTTGGATGACACCGAAGGCATGTTGCCCCTTGACTGCACGGCGCGCGTTGATCTCCTGCAATCGTTCGAGGGCCTTTTTCCGATTCAGAATCAGAACCGGATTGGCTTCATCCTCGAAGTCGTAATCCTCGACAACGGCAGAAATCCAGTGATTTAGGAGTCGCTCTGGATTTTCCCGTTCACCAAGGCTTGAGAACTCGGGATCGACCGGCAACATCGTTTTCGCAGAACCGATGTCCCCGATGAGAAAGGTCTTGCGCAGTCCCTTCCATTGCACGGTCTGAGTACCGAACAGCTTGTAGTGTGCAATTGCTCCACTTCGCTTCCAAGTTCGAGCGATGGCAGGCAGCTGTTCCCTCGTGATCTCTTCCGGATTGCCTATTCTGGCTCCCTCGGCCAACGTGTTGAGATACACCACGTGATCCATGCATTCAACCTCCGATTCTCTGAATGTACACTTAAACCTTACCATTCGTTCTCTGTATAAATGCGCCATCTTTGCGCCAACAAATTGTGATCCGGCACCGGGGTCCCCCGGCTTTATCTGTTGTGTGGGTTACCTCATCGGTTCTTGCGCTCGAACCCGCACTTTGGACAGCGCCACTTGCGCAGGTCCGAAGTAAGTTCGAGATTAGCGGCCTCGCACTGCGGGCACAGTTTTGGTTGCCTGCGTTGGCGCAGGTCAATCCGGATCACGTTGGGGGAACCGCTGTGCCCGTCTTGCGCCGGCGAATCATCCGGGCTTGGATTCCGCACTGCGTCTGCGGTCTGCTCTTGGTTATCCGGCGGATTGACAGACACGTTCTCGAGTTCGACTGCCGACGATCCGACTTTGATTTCGTCCTGTGAAAGTGCTTCAGGCTGAAGGCCAACAGTCTCGTTCGTCTCTTGCGTGACTGCCGCTTCCGCCACTTCGACCGTGCGTAACTGGGCGATTGGGATCACAGCGTTCGGGTCGGCAGTCGGAAGCACATGCTTGGACGGTGTGGTCACAGCTGTCGTGGGTCGTGTGTTGTTCTGGCTGACCTCAGTGGATATTGCACCAGCGCCTTGTACCTCGTTGGGTCCGGCCATCTGCGCGTTTTCCGCCTGCCCCGCATCGTGTCCGCGCGCAAACCATCTCTGTGCCGATTTGAGCATGTCCGACAAACCTGGCTGTCCAGTGTCCTTGCCCACATCAAAAAACCCGCGACGTTCGTTCACCCACTCGTCTGCAAATGACGTGATACCTACACACGGAACCTGCACCTGGTTGTCAACGGTCATCGCAAAGATCGCCTCGTCCTTACTCAGCCCGTAGGCGATGTCCTCCAAGCGGTAACGCGGGTCTATGGTCTCCTGGGTGCTCACGCGACGGTCGAGCATACGGTTGTCGAACCAGAACCAGCTCAGCTTGTTCTCTGAGACGGTTTCCCGGATGTTTTTCACCGAACCCAGCGAGTGTTCGAGGAACCGGGCATCATCCGGGGACGGGGCCGGGAAGTACACCTTGTTCCGGCAGCTCCCCTCCACCACGTCCATGAACTTCTTGCTCACGTCGAGCAGCTGGGCCCTGGCCTGAATCGCGAGCATCATCCCAACCCGGTACTTGCGCGCTTGGGAGAACATCTCTGTGAACGACTCGGTGCCA includes the following:
- a CDS encoding single-stranded DNA-binding protein; this translates as MLNRVILIGRLTADPELRYTNSGTAVATFTLAVDRPRPNQSGERETDFINIVVWQKLGELCAQYLHKGRMAAVDGRLQIRTYENRDGHKVRVAEVIAESVRFLDRADGNGKTAPAADAQKSKPAPAKPAPPANRFEDDPFADDDPFAGDLVPDISDDDLPF
- a CDS encoding CHC2 zinc finger domain-containing protein, with translation MIGIEEVAQRNQLVLYKTSRPGQYKAHCPVCGDQGRDFHLYVSAVKDTFYCHKCGAKGGAVAFHAWLRGIDFEAAKAELYPQDGRSKRLLHPAERLTKAQLAELGFTLRTPRRIPPAGVNALDWQRRRKAELDWIWREWQSHKKFKREQTERLMRLLAEGENEIQADHTRAEPVCEGAVS